A DNA window from Kitasatospora atroaurantiaca contains the following coding sequences:
- the rsmI gene encoding 16S rRNA (cytidine(1402)-2'-O)-methyltransferase → MTGVLVLAGTPIGDVSDAPPRLLTELASADVIAAEDTRRLRRLTQALGVTPVGRVVSYFEGNEVARTPELIEALLGGARVLLVTDAGMPSVSDPGYRLVDAAVAADIKVTAVPGPSAVLTALALSGLPVDRFTFEGFLPRKTGDRARQLAEVAAEPRTMVFFEAPHRIAEALAAMAEAFGPERPAAVCRELTKTYEEVKRGPLGELAAWAAGGVKGEITVVVAGAPPAAPQSLTPEELARRVAVREEAGERRKEAIAAVAAELGLPKREVFDAVVAAKTRS, encoded by the coding sequence GTGACAGGTGTACTCGTACTCGCAGGGACCCCCATCGGCGACGTCTCGGACGCCCCGCCCCGGCTGCTCACCGAACTGGCCTCGGCGGACGTGATCGCGGCCGAGGACACCCGGCGGCTGCGCCGCCTCACCCAGGCGCTCGGAGTGACCCCGGTGGGCCGGGTGGTCTCCTACTTCGAGGGCAACGAGGTGGCCCGCACCCCGGAGCTGATCGAAGCGCTGCTCGGCGGGGCGCGCGTGCTGCTGGTGACCGACGCCGGGATGCCCTCGGTCTCCGACCCCGGCTACCGGCTGGTGGACGCGGCCGTCGCGGCCGACATCAAGGTCACCGCCGTGCCCGGCCCCTCCGCCGTGCTCACCGCACTGGCCCTCTCCGGGCTGCCGGTGGACCGCTTCACCTTCGAGGGCTTCCTGCCGCGCAAGACCGGTGACCGCGCCCGCCAGCTCGCCGAGGTCGCCGCCGAGCCCCGCACCATGGTCTTCTTCGAGGCCCCGCACCGGATCGCCGAGGCCCTCGCCGCGATGGCCGAGGCCTTCGGCCCCGAGCGCCCCGCCGCCGTCTGCCGCGAACTGACCAAGACGTACGAGGAGGTCAAGCGCGGCCCGCTCGGTGAGCTCGCCGCGTGGGCGGCCGGCGGCGTCAAGGGCGAGATCACCGTCGTCGTCGCGGGCGCCCCGCCGGCCGCTCCGCAGTCGCTGACCCCCGAGGAGCTGGCCCGCCGGGTCGCCGTCCGCGAGGAGGCGGGGGAGCGCCGCAAGGAGGCCATCGCGGCCGTCGCGGCGGAGCTGGGGCTGCCCAAGCGGGAGGTCTTCGATGCGGTCGTGGCGGCGAAGACCCGCAGTTGA